The Sulfurihydrogenibium azorense Az-Fu1 genome contains the following window.
CACCTGAAGATATCACTAAAGAGGGAGAATAAAGTATGCCCTTTGAGTTTATAAAAACAGAGATTCCAGAAGTTTTAATTGTTAAACCAAAAGTTTTTTCAGACGATAGAGGATTTTTTCTAGAATTTTACAAAGAATCAGAGTTTAAAGCAGCAGGAATAGATACAAATTTTGTACAAGATAACCACTCAAAATCAGTAAAAGGAGTTTTAAGAGGATTACATTACCAGTTAAATCCAAAAGCTCAAGGTAAGTTAGTAAGATGTATAAAAGGTAAAATTTTTGATGTGGCTGTAGATATAAGGAAAAAAAGTCCTACCTTTGGAAAATATGTTGCTGTAGAATTATCCGAAGAAAATAAATTAATGCTTTGGATACCAAAAGGATTTGCTCACGGATTTTTAGTTTTATCTGAAGAAGC
Protein-coding sequences here:
- the rfbC gene encoding dTDP-4-dehydrorhamnose 3,5-epimerase, which translates into the protein MPFEFIKTEIPEVLIVKPKVFSDDRGFFLEFYKESEFKAAGIDTNFVQDNHSKSVKGVLRGLHYQLNPKAQGKLVRCIKGKIFDVAVDIRKKSPTFGKYVAVELSEENKLMLWIPKGFAHGFLVLSEEAEIIYKVSGSEYSPEHDRAIRWNDPDINIKWPIDTYPILSQKDEKAPFLKDAEINFIYGED